The Manihot esculenta cultivar AM560-2 chromosome 11, M.esculenta_v8, whole genome shotgun sequence genome includes a region encoding these proteins:
- the LOC110625917 gene encoding aspartic proteinase 39 isoform X2, producing MAVAFPAGIVIAALLLPVSLVFSSFPATLTLERGIPPSHRLELNQLRMRDGFRHRRILQSAGGVVDFPVQGTFNPFLVGLYYTKVQLGSPPKDFYVQIDTGSDVLWVSCSSCNGCPVTSGLQIPLNFFDPGSSSTASLVSCSDQRCTVGIQSSDSLCASQSNQCGYTFQYGDGSGTSGYYVADLLHFDTVLGGSVTNNSSASVVFGPHYNLNLQSISVNGQTLAIDPSVFVTSSNQGTIVDSGTTLAYLAEAAYDPFVNAITSIASQNARTYLSKGNQCYLVTTSINDVFPKVSFNFGGAASMILNPQDYLLQQNSVGGAAVWCIGFQKTPGQEITILGDLVLKDKIFVYDIANQRLGWTNYDCSMSVNVSTTTNTGKSEFVDAGQISNNSSPKNVPQKLILITLLQVFILGIGGHLFL from the exons ATGGCAGTGGCTTTTCCTGCCGGAATTGTCATCGCTGCCTTACTTTTGCCTGTTTCACtggttttttcttcttttccggCTACTCTTACTCTTGAGAGAGGGATTCCTCCCAGTCATAGGCTTGAGTTGAATCAGCTCAGAATGCGAGATGGCTTTAGACATCGTAGAATACTGCAGTCTGCTGGTGGAGTCGTCGATTTCCCTGTTCAGGGAACCTTCAATCCCTTCCTTGTTGG GCTTTATTACACAAAAGTGCAACTGGGTTCTCCTCCAAAAGATTTCTATGTACAAATAGATACTGGGAGTGATGTTCTGTGGGTCAGTTGCAGCTCCTGCAATGGTTGCCCTGTTACAAGTGGACTCCAA ATTCCACTCAATTTCTTTgatcctggaagctcatcaacaGCTTCATTGGTCTCTTGTTCAGACCAACGATGCACCGTTGGAATTCAATCATCGGATTCTCTCTGTGCTTCTCAAAGCAATCAATGCGGGTACACTTTCCAGTATGGGGATGGCAGTGGTACATCAGGCTATTATGTAGCTGATTTATTGCACTTTGATACAGTTCTTGGTGGATCTGTGACCAATAATTCTTCCGCTTCAGTTGTTTTCGG GCCCCATTACAATTTAAATCTACAGAGCATTTCTGTCAATGGTCAAACTTTAGCCATTGATCCGTCAGTTTTTGTGACGTCAAGCAATCAGGGAACTATAGTTGATTCTGGAACAACCTTGGCATACCTTGCTGAAGCAGCTTATGATCCTTTTGTCAATGCT ATTACTTCTATTGCTTCGCAAAATGCGCGCACATATCTTTCCAAGGGAAATCAGTGTTACTTAGTCACCACAAG TATTAATGACGTATTTCCTAAAGTTAGTTTCAACTTTGGTGGCGCTGCATCCATGATCTTAAATCCTCAGGACTACCTTCTACAGCAAAATTCTGTT GGTGGAGCTGCAGTCTGGTGCATTGGCTTTCAAAAAACTCCAGGTCAAGAAATCACTATCTTAGGAG ATCTTGTTCTGAAAGACAAAATCTTTGTTTATGATATTGCTAATCAACGGCTTGGATGGACTAATTATGATT GTTCAATGTCTGTAAATGTCTCTACAACTACAAATACTGGCAAAAGTGAGTTTGTCGATGCGGGCCAGATCAGCAACAACAGTTCACCAAAGAACGTGCCTCAGAAGCTTATACTAATAACCCTTCTGCAGGTGTTTATACTTGGAATTGGAGGTCACCTGTTTTTATAG
- the LOC110625917 gene encoding aspartic proteinase 36 isoform X1: MAVAFPAGIVIAALLLPVSLVFSSFPATLTLERGIPPSHRLELNQLRMRDGFRHRRILQSAGGVVDFPVQGTFNPFLVGLYYTKVQLGSPPKDFYVQIDTGSDVLWVSCSSCNGCPVTSGLQIPLNFFDPGSSSTASLVSCSDQRCTVGIQSSDSLCASQSNQCGYTFQYGDGSGTSGYYVADLLHFDTVLGGSVTNNSSASVVFGCSTLQTGDLTKSERAIDGIFGFGQQEMSAISQLASQGITPKVFSHCLKGDDAGGGILVLGEIVEPNIVYTPLVPSQPHYNLNLQSISVNGQTLAIDPSVFVTSSNQGTIVDSGTTLAYLAEAAYDPFVNAITSIASQNARTYLSKGNQCYLVTTSINDVFPKVSFNFGGAASMILNPQDYLLQQNSVGGAAVWCIGFQKTPGQEITILGDLVLKDKIFVYDIANQRLGWTNYDCSMSVNVSTTTNTGKSEFVDAGQISNNSSPKNVPQKLILITLLQVFILGIGGHLFL, from the exons ATGGCAGTGGCTTTTCCTGCCGGAATTGTCATCGCTGCCTTACTTTTGCCTGTTTCACtggttttttcttcttttccggCTACTCTTACTCTTGAGAGAGGGATTCCTCCCAGTCATAGGCTTGAGTTGAATCAGCTCAGAATGCGAGATGGCTTTAGACATCGTAGAATACTGCAGTCTGCTGGTGGAGTCGTCGATTTCCCTGTTCAGGGAACCTTCAATCCCTTCCTTGTTGG GCTTTATTACACAAAAGTGCAACTGGGTTCTCCTCCAAAAGATTTCTATGTACAAATAGATACTGGGAGTGATGTTCTGTGGGTCAGTTGCAGCTCCTGCAATGGTTGCCCTGTTACAAGTGGACTCCAA ATTCCACTCAATTTCTTTgatcctggaagctcatcaacaGCTTCATTGGTCTCTTGTTCAGACCAACGATGCACCGTTGGAATTCAATCATCGGATTCTCTCTGTGCTTCTCAAAGCAATCAATGCGGGTACACTTTCCAGTATGGGGATGGCAGTGGTACATCAGGCTATTATGTAGCTGATTTATTGCACTTTGATACAGTTCTTGGTGGATCTGTGACCAATAATTCTTCCGCTTCAGTTGTTTTCGG GTGTAGCACATTACAGACTGGGGACTTGACAAAGTCTGAAAGAGCAATTGATGGGATATTTGGTTTTGGGCAACAGGAGATGTCAGCCATCTCCCAGCTGGCTTCACAGGGGATAACACCAAAGGTGTTCTCTCATTGCTTGAAAGGAGATGATGCAGGTGGTGGTATTCTTGTTCTTGGAGAAATTGTGGAGCCAAATATTGTTTATACTCCACTTGTCCCATCACA GCCCCATTACAATTTAAATCTACAGAGCATTTCTGTCAATGGTCAAACTTTAGCCATTGATCCGTCAGTTTTTGTGACGTCAAGCAATCAGGGAACTATAGTTGATTCTGGAACAACCTTGGCATACCTTGCTGAAGCAGCTTATGATCCTTTTGTCAATGCT ATTACTTCTATTGCTTCGCAAAATGCGCGCACATATCTTTCCAAGGGAAATCAGTGTTACTTAGTCACCACAAG TATTAATGACGTATTTCCTAAAGTTAGTTTCAACTTTGGTGGCGCTGCATCCATGATCTTAAATCCTCAGGACTACCTTCTACAGCAAAATTCTGTT GGTGGAGCTGCAGTCTGGTGCATTGGCTTTCAAAAAACTCCAGGTCAAGAAATCACTATCTTAGGAG ATCTTGTTCTGAAAGACAAAATCTTTGTTTATGATATTGCTAATCAACGGCTTGGATGGACTAATTATGATT GTTCAATGTCTGTAAATGTCTCTACAACTACAAATACTGGCAAAAGTGAGTTTGTCGATGCGGGCCAGATCAGCAACAACAGTTCACCAAAGAACGTGCCTCAGAAGCTTATACTAATAACCCTTCTGCAGGTGTTTATACTTGGAATTGGAGGTCACCTGTTTTTATAG
- the LOC110625503 gene encoding protein argonaute 5: MSRRGGGRRQDFRRHQQSSSQFPSFQRGGGGRGGRDGGGRASRGFNPAATVTQSAPTISRSSSSAFPPPTTSVAQRTTAPQSVASSSRASSSQATVMSSAAVEELRREVEQKLTTGDKVTKAETLPASSKAVRFTPRPGFGTAGEKCVVKANHFLVEIADRDLCHYDVTVTPEVTSKKLNRVIISQLVRMYRESHLGNRLPAYDGRKSLYTAGPLPFESKEFVVKLVEENNGAVSSASTRRERQFKVAIKFASKANIHHLRQFLSGRQLDAPQETIQVLDIVLRESPSEKYTTVGRSFFSTNLGPRGELGDGIEYWRGYYQSLRPAQMGLSFNIDVSARSFFEPIMVTDFLAKYFRLRDMSSPLLEQDRIKVKRALRGVKVELSHWDYAKSCKIIDLSNQPLNQIFFTFGDKSVSVVQYFRDRYNIGLKYTTLPAIQAGSDSKPIFLPMEVCRIVEGQRYSMKLNDRQVTELLKATCQRPCAREDSIKQIVMRNDYSSDKLVRNEFGIQVKEELTFIDARVLPPPMLKYHDTGGEPRIEPLLGQWNMKNKKMVNGGRVEFWTCVNFSLKVNQNLPVEFCRQLIEMCVSKGMGFNPNPVLPIHSAHPNQIERALADVHEQCTAKLSNEKNQLQLLIIILPDVMGSYGKIKRICETELGIVSQCCQPSQAAKLRRPYFENVSLKINVKVGGRNTVLNDAIQRSIPLVTDIPTIIFGADVTHPPPGEDTNPSIAAVVASMDWPEVTKYRGNVSAQAHREEIIQDLYKSYHDPVRGLIHSGMIRELCIAFRRATGHKPNRMIFYRDGVSEGQFSQVLLHEMDAIRKACCSLEEGYLPRVTFIVVQKRHHTRLFPVQGGETDHSGNIRPGTVIDTKICHQNEFDFYLNSHAGIQGTSRPAHYHVLYDENCFTADKLQVLTNNMCYTYARCTRSVSVVPPAYYAHLAAFRARYYIEGETLDGGPSGGRSTTGRSREVQPLPVIKDNVKDVMFYC; this comes from the exons ATGTCTCGCCGTGGTGGTGGTCGCCGGCAGGATTTTCGCCGACACCAGCAATCATCCTCTCAATTTCCGTCGTTCCAGCGTGGTGGTGGCGGTAGAGGTGGAAGAGATGGCGGTGGACGAGCTAGCCGCGGTTTCAATCCGGCAGCAACTGTCACTCAATCTGCTCCTACAATATCTCGTTCTTCCTCGTCGGCCTTCCCTCCTCCTACCACGTCTGTTGCTCAGCGTACGACTGCTCCTCAATCTGTGGCTTCTTCGTCAAGAGCATCGTCGTCTCAGGCGACAGTAATGAGTTCGGCGGCAGTGGAGGAGCTGAGACGAGAGGTGGAGCAGAAGCTTACAACTGGAGATAAGGTGACCAAGGCTGAGACGCTGCCGGCGTCGTCAAAGGCCGTTCGTTTCACTCCTAGGCCTGGCTTTGGTACTGCCGGCGAGAAGTGTGTGGTTAAGGCCAACCATTTTTTGGTCGAAATAGCTGATAGAGATCTCTGTCATTATGAC GTAACTGTGACTCCCGAAGTAACCTCAAAGAAATTAAACAGGGTTATAATATCTCAGCTTGTTAGAATGTATCGTGAGTCACATTTGGGCAACCGACTGCCAGCTTATGATGGCAGGAAAAGCCTCTATACGGCAGGACCATTGCCTTTTGAATCTAAGGAATTTGTCGTTAAGCTGGTTGAGGAGAATAATGGTGCCGTGTCTTCTGCTTCGACAAG GAGGGAACGGCAATTTAAAGTGGCTATCAAATTTGCTTCTAAGGCAAACATTCATCACCTGCGACAATTTTTAAGTGGTAGACAATTGGATGCCCCACAAGAAACCATACAAGTTCTTGATATTGTTCTTAGGGAATCACCATCTGAAAA GTATACAACTGTCGGGAGGTCATTCTTCTCAACTAATTTGGGGCCAAGGGGTGAGCTTGGTGATGGTATAGAATATTGGAGAGGATACTATCAAAGCCTTCGCCCAGCCCAGATGGGACTGTCTTTTAATATTG ATGTGTCAGCCAGATCCTTCTTTGAGCCAATTATGGTGACTGACTTTCTAGCTAAATACTTTAGGTTGAGAGACATGTCAAGTCCTCTGTTGGAACAAGATCGTATTAAG GTGAAAAGGGCCTTAAGAGGAGTAAAAGTAGAGCTAAGTCATTGGGATTATGCTAAAAGCTGCAAGATCATTGATTTATCCAATCAGCCCCTGAATCAAATATT CTTCACTTTTGGAGATAAGAGTGTGTCAGTGGTTCAGTATTTCCGTGATCGATACAATATTGGTCTTAAATATACAACATTGCCTGCTATTCAAGCTGGGAGTGATTCAAAGCCAATTTTCTTGCCTATGGAG GTTTGTAGAATTGTTGAAGGACAGAGATACTCAATGAAATTGAATGATAGGCAAGTAACTGAATTGTTAAAAGCAACATGTCAACGCCCTTGTGCTCGGGAAGATAGCATTAAGCAG ATTGTTATGCGGAATGATTACAGCAGTGATAAGCTTGTGAGGAATGAATTTGGAATTCAAGTTAAGGAAGAGCTTACTTTCATTGATGCTCGAGTTTTACCTCCTCCGATG CTTAAATATCATGACACTGGCGGTGAACCAAGGATTGAACCCCTCTTAGGACAATGGAATATGAAGAACAAG aaaatggtgaatggTGGAAGAGTGGAATTCTGGACCTGTGTTAACTTCTCTTTGAAGGTCAACCAAAATTTGCCTGTTGAATTTTGTAGGCAATTAATTGAGATGTGTGTTAGCAAAGGAATG GGATTCAACCCCAACCCCGTTCTTCCAATACACTCGGCTCATCCCAACCAAATAGAAAGGGCTCTTGCTGATGTCCACGAGCAGTGTACTGCAAAACTTTCTAATGAGAAGAATCAGCTTCAGTTGTTGATAATCATTCTACCTGATGTCATGGGTTCATATG GGAAAATTAAAAGGATATGCGAAACAGAATTGGGTATTGTATCTCAGTGCTGTCAACCAAGTCAGGCTGCAAAGCTACGTAGACCGTATTTTGAAAATGTTTCCCTCAAAATCAATGTTAAG GTTGGTGGTCGAAATACTGTGTTAAATGATGCTATTCAAAGGAGTATTCCTCTAGTGACTGATATTCCTACCATTATTTTTGGTGCTGATGTAACTCATCCGCCTCCTGGGGAGGATACTAATCCGTCAATAGCAGCA GTAGTGGCTTCAATGGACTGGCCAGAGGTAACAAAGTATAGAGGAAATGTCTCTGCACAGGCTCATCGTGAAGAAATTATCCAGGATCTCTATAAATCATATCACGATCCGGTTAGAGGATTAATTCATTCCGGAATGATCAG GGAATTATGTATAGCATTTAGGAGAGCAACTGGGCATAAACCCAACAGGATGATATTCTACAG AGATGGTGTTAGTGAGGGCCAATTTAGCCAGGTTTTGCTACATGAGATGGATGCCATACGAAAG GCTTGTTGCTCACTTGAGGAGGGATACCTTCCACGTGTTACCTTCATTGTGGTGCAGAAAAGGCATCATACACGGCTTTTTCCTGTTCAGGGTGGTGAGACAGATCACAGTGGCAATATTCGACCAG GCACAGTTATTGATACCAAGATTTGCCACCAGAATGAATTTGATTTCTACCTCAACAGCCATGCTGGAATTCAG GGAACAAGCAGGCCTGCACACTATCATGTGTTGTATGATGAGAATTGTTTCACAGCTGATAAGTTGCAAGTTCTGACTAATAACATGTGTTACAC GTATGCAAGGTGTACTCGCTCTGTTTCCGTAG TTCCTCCTGCCTATTATGCCCACTTAGCTGCTTTTCGGGCTCGATATTACATTGAGGGGGAAACATTGGATGGTGGACCTTCAGGTGGTAGGAGTACAACTGGGAGGAGCAGGGAAGTTCAGCCGCTGCCTGTGATCAAAGACAATGTTAAAGATGTTATGTTTTATTGCTGA
- the LOC110626036 gene encoding agmatine hydroxycinnamoyltransferase 1 has product MKVKIESTRIIKPIYEGMFPPSTSQFIPLSVFDRVTYNTHIAVIYAYRPPTPTNAIIELGLQKALSEYREWAGRLGEDEKGDPVIFLNDKGVKLVEASVDCMLDQLLPLKPSPVLLSLHPSLKDVEEHVQVQLTRFTCGSLVIGFTAHHSVADGHSTSNFLVSWGKACRGLDMSPFPLHDRTIFKPRKPPIFEFEHIGAEFKNKNACPNHYADNFSDDSIIVHKVHFTMDFLSNLKARASSLSNNGLQNKPYSTFESLVAHLWRAITKARGLGGYKTTHVRISVNGRMRMSPKVPNEYFGNLVLWAFPTAKVKDLLREPLPYAAKIIHEAIAKVNDNYFKSFIDFATHKAEKEEDLVPTAEMNKSVLYPNLEVDSWLRFPFYDLDFGGGSPYLFMPSYFPTEGMIFLLPSFIGDGSIDAFIPLFQENLATLKEIVYSLD; this is encoded by the coding sequence atGAAGGTGAAAATAGAGAGTACAAGAATTATTAAACCTATCTATGAGGGTATGTTTCCTCCATCAACCTCACAATTTATCCCTTTGAGTGTATTTGATAGAGTCACTTATAATACTCATATAGCAGTCATTTATGCCTATCGTCCACCGACACCCACGAATGCAATCATTGAGCTTGGCCTCCAGAAGGCCTTATCTGAATACAGAGAATGGGCTGGAAGATTAGGGGAAGATGAGAAAGGAGATCCTGTCATTTTTCTTAATGACAAAGGGGTGAAACTGGTTGAGGCTTCAGTGGATTGCATGCTTGATCAACTCTTACCCTTGAAGCCATCTCCTGTTTTGCTTAGCCTTCACCCTAGCTTGAAGGATGTGGAGGAGCATGTGCAAGTTCAGCTCACAAGGTTCACTTGTGGTTCATTAGTGATTGGCTTCACAGCTCATCACTCGGTTGCTGATGGGCATTCCACTAGTAATTTCTTGGTTTCATGGGGGAAAGCATGTAGGGGTCTTGACATGAGTCCATTTCCTCTTCATGATCGAACCATTTTCAAACCTCGAAAACCTCCTATTTTTGAGTTTGAACACATAGGAGCTGAGTTCAAAAACAAGAATGCTTGTCCTAATCATTATGCTGATAACTTTTCTGATGATAGTATTATAGTTCACAAAGTCCATTTCACAATGGATTTTCTCTCCAACCTCAAGGCTAGAGCTTCTTCGTTATCAAATAATGGACTGCAGAACAAGCCTTATAGCACTTTTGAGAGCTTGGTTGCTCATCTATGGAGAGCCATTACAAAGGCTCGAGGACTCGGTGGATACAAAACAACACATGTGAGAATCTCAGTGAATGGACGCATGCGAATGAGTCCAAAAGTACCCAACGAGTACTTTGGAAACTTGGTGCTTTGGGCATTTCCAACTGCTAAGGTTAAAGACCTACTACGAGAGCCATTACCTTATGCCGCCAAGATCATTCATGAAGCCATTGCAAAGGTGAACGACAACTACTTCAAATCATTCATCGACTTTGCTACCCACAAGGCGGAGAAGGAAGAAGATCTCGTGCCCACGGCGGAGATGAACAAATCAGTCTTATACCCAAATTTGGAGGTTGATAGCTGGCTAAGATTCCCATTTTATGACTTGGATTTTGGAGGAGGAAGTCCTTATTTATTCATGCCATCTTATTTTCCAACAGAAGGAATGATTTTTCTTCTGCCTTCGTTCATCGGAGATGGAAGCATAGACGCTTTTATACCTCTTTTCCAGGAAAATTTGGCTACCTTGAAAGAAATTGTCTATTCACTAGACTAA